One Salvia splendens isolate huo1 chromosome 1, SspV2, whole genome shotgun sequence genomic window, GACTTATTCTGATTCTCCATTTCATGCACTGAGTGAATTTTCGTCCTGTTTTTCAATTTCATGCAGTGCTCGAGCTAAGTTTCTGTTTCCGCACACTAGAACAGTTCAATATAAACATTATCCCGTTATTTCTCATCTTAGTGTTTCTCCATTTGCTAATGACTATACTTTATCATACTTCGACCAATTTTCATAGTCTTAGTTTGCTCTGGTCTTCTTTGCTTTTTATTAGTTTTTCATAGTACTGGTAACTTAATGATTCTGATGGGCTTCTCCAGAATTGATCATTTGAAGAAAACAAGTTAAATTTCGAAACCGAATGGAGCTGTTCATTCGTGATGCAAATTGATTTGTCTGCCTCTTTCCTGGACACAGGTGACGTGAACTCCATCAGTGTTGGTTCTGGAACTAATATACAGGACAATTCCTTGGTGCACGTGGCAAAATCTAATCTAAGTGGGAAAGTACTGCCAACTATTATAGGAAATAATGTTACAATTGGTAAGTAATTTTGATTGTCTACCTTAGGTTTGTTAGATACAAAGTAGAAATAGTCCAGCAATTGACATATCAAGAACTTCATATAAATTTCATATTTGTCTACTTATGTTGGAAAACATAGGTCATAGTGCGGTTGTGCATGGATGTATAATCGAGGATGAGGCTTTTGTTGGAATGGGAGCGACCCTTCTTGATGGTGTGGTTGTGGAGAAACATGCCATGGTTGCTGCAGGATCCCTTGTGAGACAGGACACCAGAATCCGTACTGGAGAGGTATGCCATTCAATTGCCATATGcactttatttttatattcCATTGTCTATCTTGCAATGGGAGGCTAGCCTAATGGACTTCTTTCTTTTCCCCTCCTGAAAGAGTTCTTATGATGAGGAATAGAAAATGCTGTGTCAACTCATCCGTCTCATTGACTTGGGATTACCCAATTTTGTGTCATTGCTTTATAGGTTTTGGCAATAAGGTTACTCTAAGCTATGTTAGTTTTTAGTACTTCACGATAGTCATGTAAGTTGATTGGCATTGAGATTACGACAGTCATGCTAGCTGAAATTCCTTTCTTAATCAATAGGAGTTCACCGTTGCTTCTCAAATTCCTTACTAGTCCATCGAATTTTGGAGATATAACCGGCGCCTAATATCTTGGACCCCAGCATGAAACCAGCTTTGTAATAGGAGATGTTTTTGTACCACATTAGTttagtactccctttgtcccatgataagttaaacattttttttaacacgcggaaaataaaatagagaataaattagataagttaacagaaaataaagtaggagactAAATTGGtgatttttgccaaaaaagaaaatgacccACTTTCCCCGGGATACCCTGAAAACAACTATGACTCAATTGACAGATAGAGTacttttttcttcaatttttagtttCTATACAATATTTTTTAGTATCATGTGGTAAGAGCAAGTGTATTATTCATACCCTTTTTATAAACTACGAATCCTCAAATCGTGATATGATCAAGTGTCTACTCCTTTGAAAAGACGGTGAAATACCATTTCGCCTTTTCAATCTTTAGCTCCTTCTCATTAACTtaacttcttcttttttttcctttgctCGAATTTTAATTTTCCTTGCCTTCTTTTTCCTATGCATATGTATTGGATCAACCCTCTTAAGGGCTTCCATAAATGACAACAACGGTTTGATCATATTGTTCGGAACTCGTATATTTACAGATCTGGGCTGGTAATCCAGCCAAGCTCCTCAGAAAGCTCACTGAAGAAGAGATCGAATTCATCATCAAATCAGCAACCAACTATGTCAACCTAGCAAAGGTCCATGCTGCTGAAAACACCAAATCCTTCGATGAGATCGAGTTTGAGAAGATGCTGCGCAAGAAGTTTGCTCGCCGTGAtgaggaatacgactcaatgATTGGTGTAGTCCGCGAAACTCCACCAGAGCTTGTCCTTCCTGACAACATCCTACCCGAAAAATCCCAGAAGGCTGTTCAATGAGATCTTCCGGTACAATTTTTTGGCATTTTAGTTATTGCTCTTGAAGGCTACTGATCGAACCCCTGCCCCGCGCAGACTCTAATAAACAGTGAGCATTCATTGCTTCTGATGAACTTATACCGGGTTTATTTAACCGTGCTACATGATTCATTTTGTCAGCTCAGCTCGATTACACCCTGGCTTCATGATGTAGAACCCCTTATGTAAAAGCAACATGAATGACAATGAGATTCTTGCACTTGAATTTGGATATTTGCAACGAGTGAATTTGGAGCTTCATGAGTTATGATATGACTCATTGTTGGAGTTTCCTACATTTCTTTTGtagcctttttctttggaatATTGTGAGGATGAATACAgattctaaaacatgcatattaAATTACAATATTCAATTGGGGTAGTCATATATAGGTATATATGTATAGGTAATATAGCCAATACTTTACATATAAAAATTTGGTGCTGCATTTTTGTTTAGAATTAGTGGGGAATCTCTAAAAGCAAAATGTCATGATTGGCCGCTCCGTGATTTCAGCACTTTTAGATAAGAATATTTAAACATTCCCTCTATCTATAAAATATCGTACTcctatattttttcattttgatttatcCCCACTAATTCTATTTACTCACattactaacttttttcatcttcttttcactattttgttgaaaatattgagtgattcatatttttatagtataagTTATTTTGTGGGTA contains:
- the LOC121753578 gene encoding gamma carbonic anhydrase 2, mitochondrial-like, whose product is MGSLGRAVYTLGTWIRHTGQAMDRLGSTFQAGYYLQDHVSKHRTLMNIYDKSPVVDKDAFIAPSASVIGDVQVGHGSSIWYGSVLRGDVNSISVGSGTNIQDNSLVHVAKSNLSGKVLPTIIGNNVTIGHSAVVHGCIIEDEAFVGMGATLLDGVVVEKHAMVAAGSLVRQDTRIRTGEIWAGNPAKLLRKLTEEEIEFIIKSATNYVNLAKVHAAENTKSFDEIEFEKMLRKKFARRDEEYDSMIGVVRETPPELVLPDNILPEKSQKAVQ